A genomic window from Slackia heliotrinireducens DSM 20476 includes:
- a CDS encoding single-stranded DNA-binding protein, producing MLKAFFQGNVSTEPELRGVNKNVLTFSVAVNTRKKDPDSDKWVEAPQFFPFVMFGKRAEAVGSFLKKGAAVSIEATPSQNVWEDEKGKRSSIEFIVDDIHVDATR from the coding sequence ATGTTGAAAGCATTCTTCCAGGGCAACGTCTCAACTGAGCCTGAATTGCGCGGTGTCAACAAGAACGTTTTAACGTTTTCGGTAGCCGTCAACACGCGCAAGAAAGACCCCGACTCCGACAAATGGGTTGAAGCACCGCAATTTTTCCCCTTCGTGATGTTCGGTAAACGCGCCGAAGCAGTTGGCTCATTCTTGAAAAAAGGAGCCGCCGTCAGCATCGAAGCTACCCCGTCGCAGAACGTCTGGGAAGACGAAAAAGGCAAGCGCTCGTCAATCGAATTCATCGTTGATGACATTCACGTTGACGCCACTCGGTGA
- a CDS encoding DUF3846 domain-containing protein has product MSHKAVLVPVGDMPRIVEVETYKDIQRYVGGNIEPCSWVFDDAPSVYVNEEGKFTCRPNRAIYATDKDAGKVTWDGKKIKEGDLLDILFGDFVCIGFDPETGEDRDISDDEIQLVIERFGSYESIDSGVIETLKIQLGAAGDRA; this is encoded by the coding sequence ATGTCTCACAAAGCAGTTCTCGTGCCTGTCGGCGATATGCCGCGCATCGTGGAGGTCGAAACCTACAAGGATATCCAGCGATACGTCGGCGGCAACATCGAACCGTGCAGTTGGGTATTCGATGATGCGCCTAGCGTCTACGTCAACGAAGAAGGTAAGTTCACGTGCCGACCGAACAGGGCAATCTATGCCACCGACAAGGACGCTGGAAAAGTCACCTGGGATGGCAAGAAAATCAAAGAAGGTGACCTTCTCGATATCCTCTTTGGTGACTTCGTTTGCATCGGTTTTGACCCTGAAACAGGTGAAGACCGCGACATTTCTGACGATGAAATCCAACTCGTGATTGAGCGCTTCGGCTCATACGAGTCGATTGACAGCGGCGTTATCGAAACGCTGAAAATCCAACTCGGAGCAGCAGGTGACCGCGCCTAG
- a CDS encoding J domain-containing protein, translating to MYFEKCQDLNELKSVYKKLALKHHPDCGGDVRIMQEINAEYDRIFLLLKAKQNFAANDDLTGRTRHTTETPDEFKAIVDVLLKLEGVEVELCGAWLWIDGNTYPHRSALKAAGCRWSASKRKWYWRHEEDDCFWSRGTASMEEIRDKYGSEWLRPKAEHVTLPA from the coding sequence ATGTACTTCGAGAAGTGCCAAGACCTCAACGAACTCAAAAGCGTCTATAAAAAGTTGGCGCTAAAGCATCATCCAGATTGCGGTGGCGATGTTCGCATCATGCAAGAAATCAATGCGGAATATGACCGCATCTTTTTGTTGCTGAAAGCGAAACAAAACTTCGCCGCGAACGATGATTTGACAGGTCGAACCAGACACACAACAGAAACGCCCGACGAATTCAAAGCGATAGTCGATGTGCTTCTGAAATTGGAGGGTGTCGAAGTCGAACTCTGCGGCGCATGGCTCTGGATTGACGGAAACACCTACCCACATCGCTCAGCGCTCAAAGCGGCTGGTTGCCGCTGGTCTGCGTCAAAACGTAAATGGTACTGGCGGCATGAGGAAGACGATTGTTTCTGGTCACGCGGAACAGCGTCGATGGAAGAAATCCGCGACAAATACGGTTCAGAGTGGCTTAGACCAAAAGCCGAACACGTCACACTACCCGCTTAA
- a CDS encoding YraN family protein: MDLIMMTRELTWLECHALARVFLQREKGFAILKDDFSRGLDSIDFIALDDTQTVIVFVEMRLRHENSYIDKNPRSDFDKRRFEHLALAFLSKYPCLFNLEIRADQLNLSPTGDEKLTINYYSNIASISFE; the protein is encoded by the coding sequence GTGGATTTAATCATGATGACAAGAGAATTAACGTGGCTAGAATGCCATGCTCTTGCACGCGTTTTCTTACAACGTGAGAAGGGATTTGCAATCCTCAAAGATGACTTTTCACGTGGGCTTGATAGCATCGACTTTATAGCGCTTGACGATACGCAAACGGTCATCGTGTTCGTTGAAATGAGACTCAGGCATGAGAATTCTTACATCGACAAGAATCCTCGGAGCGATTTTGACAAGCGCCGTTTCGAGCACTTAGCACTTGCATTTTTGTCAAAATATCCGTGCTTGTTCAACCTCGAAATTCGAGCAGACCAGTTAAACCTATCACCGACTGGTGACGAAAAACTCACGATAAATTACTACTCGAATATTGCGTCAATCTCGTTCGAATGA
- a CDS encoding restriction endonuclease subunit S, protein MSLNNANRRVFLLTELFEITMGNKLDMNKMTFDAPEVNFVGRSSSNNGVAAKVDRIAGLEPYPSGDITVALGGSLGTSCLQFEPFYTSQNVAVLHALEPMSIQAKLFICSVIMFECRYKYSAFGRELNVHIRDDFNLELPVTPSGDPDWAFMEAYIDGLHSKPVTTGIRSVNVPLDIQNWKEFLVDDVLKIINGKGITIDEIAEHPGDLEAVQSGEENMGVLGLISREYCDEMDYKRVDEPCLTVARSGTSGYVAYHPNGCVVGDSAKILLLKDSSAKNVYVYLFVRTILEANRYKYCYGRKVTEDGYKNVMIKLPVKSDGSPDWVWMEQYMKSLPYSDRINL, encoded by the coding sequence ATGAGTCTTAATAATGCGAATAGACGAGTCTTTTTGCTCACAGAGTTATTTGAGATAACGATGGGCAATAAGCTTGACATGAATAAGATGACTTTTGACGCGCCAGAGGTGAATTTCGTGGGTCGTTCGAGTTCCAATAATGGCGTAGCGGCAAAGGTTGACAGAATTGCTGGTTTAGAACCGTACCCTTCTGGGGATATTACGGTTGCCTTAGGTGGTAGTCTTGGAACTTCATGCTTGCAGTTCGAACCATTCTATACTTCCCAAAATGTTGCTGTGCTGCATGCACTTGAGCCGATGAGCATACAAGCGAAATTGTTCATATGTTCTGTGATTATGTTTGAGTGTCGATATAAGTATTCAGCGTTCGGGAGAGAACTGAATGTTCATATACGAGACGATTTTAATTTGGAGCTGCCAGTTACACCAAGCGGCGACCCTGACTGGGCTTTTATGGAAGCATATATTGATGGGTTGCATTCGAAGCCAGTAACAACGGGTATACGGTCAGTAAACGTGCCGCTTGATATTCAAAACTGGAAAGAATTCTTGGTTGATGACGTTCTTAAAATTATCAATGGCAAAGGGATTACTATTGATGAAATTGCAGAGCATCCTGGTGATTTAGAAGCCGTTCAGAGCGGTGAAGAGAACATGGGTGTGTTGGGTTTAATAAGTCGTGAGTATTGCGACGAGATGGATTACAAACGAGTAGACGAACCCTGTTTGACTGTTGCTCGTAGTGGAACGTCTGGTTATGTTGCATATCATCCGAATGGATGTGTTGTTGGAGACTCAGCAAAAATTCTTTTGTTGAAAGATAGCTCTGCAAAGAACGTCTACGTATACCTGTTCGTAAGAACAATTTTGGAAGCAAACCGCTATAAGTATTGCTATGGTCGTAAAGTGACCGAGGATGGATATAAAAACGTGATGATTAAGCTTCCTGTTAAATCGGATGGAAGTCCTGATTGGGTATGGATGGAACAATACATGAAGTCACTTCCGTATAGCGACCGAATTAATCTTTAG
- a CDS encoding HsdM family class I SAM-dependent methyltransferase, translating to MNRQQIVETIGAQYHRHNIEEDEWSYAKDAGTLGALTEKLGYRPAHYKLDRRFTDVDDTGSYAVLVETKQSFVDSDAEQLATYVEEEYALHRGTKVIAILANTNDDRIRVWKSEVDDEHLLPEETVLDCMEHYKRLFSIDHQNDREKVMRNTYALNELLHRKDIDEKNRSQFVGTCLLFVKHDIEMYCHGGRVNDKVKIQMQQRWGQFTPTQIRSAIGEVLEDLLDGSNNKQTKIRLLKRDVLEDQKVRALTQEDWIEVLTDILMNIYRYIDADSSEGQDILNLFFITFNKYVGKADKNQAFTPDHITDFMAQLTEVTWKDVVLDECCGSGSFLVQAMVKELADARLGCTEAEFRERADEIKQHHIFGIENEEKAYGLSTTNMLIHGDGNSNVEFGSCFDKRQFIADAKPTVILMNPPYNAKPRTIPASYKRDWTASERNGKSDPTKGLVFVKYLSDIAKAEDWDGVRLAVLLPMAAAIGTGTRLSSVKEMLLVDNTLEAVFSLPAEIFYPGASVQACCMLFTLNRSHYEADGCTPKKQTFFGYYRDDGFVKRKGLGRVEQFDADGHSEWKKILKKWLDLYRNKTIEAGYSAMQSVTSSNEWLAEAYMDTDYTKLAENDFQGTINNYLSYLVKTGVVYES from the coding sequence GTGAACCGACAGCAAATTGTTGAGACTATAGGCGCTCAGTATCATCGTCATAACATCGAGGAAGATGAGTGGAGTTACGCCAAAGACGCAGGTACTTTAGGCGCTCTTACCGAGAAGCTGGGTTATCGACCTGCGCACTATAAGCTTGATAGGCGCTTCACGGATGTGGATGACACGGGTTCCTATGCCGTGTTGGTTGAGACAAAGCAGAGTTTTGTCGATAGCGATGCTGAGCAGCTTGCAACTTATGTCGAGGAAGAATACGCGCTGCATCGCGGTACTAAGGTCATCGCTATTCTCGCGAATACCAATGATGACCGTATTCGTGTTTGGAAATCAGAAGTTGATGACGAGCATTTGTTGCCCGAAGAAACCGTTCTTGATTGCATGGAACACTACAAGCGTTTGTTCTCGATTGACCATCAGAACGACCGCGAGAAAGTCATGCGCAATACCTACGCGTTGAACGAACTTTTGCACCGTAAAGATATAGATGAAAAGAACCGTAGCCAGTTTGTTGGGACGTGTTTATTGTTCGTAAAACACGATATAGAAATGTACTGTCATGGCGGGCGCGTCAATGACAAAGTGAAAATCCAAATGCAACAGCGTTGGGGTCAATTTACGCCGACACAAATTCGTTCGGCGATAGGTGAAGTTCTTGAAGATTTGCTTGATGGTAGCAACAACAAGCAAACCAAGATACGCCTGCTCAAACGAGACGTGTTAGAAGACCAGAAAGTGCGTGCTCTTACACAAGAAGATTGGATTGAAGTTCTGACTGATATTCTGATGAATATCTATCGGTATATCGATGCGGATTCGTCTGAGGGACAAGACATCCTCAATCTGTTCTTTATTACGTTTAACAAATACGTTGGTAAAGCGGATAAGAACCAAGCGTTTACGCCTGACCACATTACAGATTTTATGGCTCAGCTCACAGAAGTAACCTGGAAAGACGTTGTGCTTGATGAGTGCTGTGGTTCGGGTTCATTTCTTGTGCAGGCAATGGTGAAAGAGCTTGCCGATGCTCGTCTTGGTTGCACCGAAGCAGAGTTTCGTGAACGTGCTGACGAGATAAAGCAACACCATATTTTTGGGATTGAGAATGAAGAAAAAGCGTATGGGTTATCAACTACAAATATGTTGATACACGGAGATGGTAATTCGAACGTGGAATTTGGTTCATGTTTCGATAAACGACAGTTTATCGCTGACGCAAAGCCTACGGTCATTCTGATGAACCCCCCTTATAACGCGAAACCTCGAACAATTCCTGCTAGTTATAAACGTGATTGGACGGCTTCAGAAAGAAATGGAAAGTCTGACCCGACAAAAGGTCTGGTCTTCGTAAAGTACTTATCAGATATCGCAAAAGCTGAGGATTGGGATGGTGTCCGATTGGCTGTTCTTTTGCCGATGGCTGCTGCAATTGGAACAGGAACGCGTTTGAGCAGCGTGAAAGAAATGCTGCTAGTTGATAACACTCTAGAAGCTGTGTTTTCTCTTCCTGCCGAAATCTTTTATCCAGGGGCGTCTGTACAAGCTTGCTGCATGTTGTTCACATTGAACCGTTCGCATTATGAAGCTGACGGGTGTACGCCGAAAAAGCAAACGTTCTTTGGATATTACCGTGATGATGGCTTTGTAAAACGCAAAGGTCTTGGTCGAGTCGAGCAGTTCGACGCAGATGGCCACAGCGAATGGAAAAAGATACTCAAAAAATGGCTTGACCTGTATCGGAATAAGACGATAGAGGCTGGTTACAGCGCTATGCAATCAGTGACAAGCAGTAACGAATGGCTTGCCGAAGCCTACATGGATACCGACTATACGAAGCTTGCTGAAAATGACTTCCAGGGAACCATAAACAATTATCTATCGTATCTCGTGAAGACGGGTGTTGTTTATGAGTCTTAA
- a CDS encoding relaxase/mobilization nuclease domain-containing protein → MATTNIMPIYDFGGLEEYVTHGTGDVAKEHREQGTDRVVYRISSDTPENLPRYARRMCKKKNRTVEGQHVRISFSKEDLDPNDPNAPETAAGLAYDIISEQFPNALCDIVIHDDGKGGNLHAHCLVVNQDEVTGRALRNTSHKHVSLAADRVCKRNGYSVVGEHASRTWEQTCSNGKLSSFEMQLGDTINECLQQANSVDEFKTLLIENGVELRENKNGWSYSMLDTTDPNKERRRRRKASSLCSDFTRNEVERRFNEQVYPLSPELQEYEDKLHDEQASKRSKTLSKSEEYTPNERDERTLKVDAYETRMDACAIASHASKNKQPNLYQEMRERIDKNGADAFRKEMEQMQRETERAEKAFHRAKEQGRKVNASRANVVQHAAQTVMRDATKKGDTAAIIVSILLMMWAERERQIQRIRQEMQKRHLYDKRAEMWTAEKRSRAAETVMKQYTQDVKRDKQLKIEVAQQTPQTQQQTSRGMQSAFSAPRQREHTATMAPGGGLSHDRSL, encoded by the coding sequence ATGGCAACAACTAACATCATGCCAATCTATGATTTTGGCGGTCTTGAAGAGTACGTGACGCATGGAACAGGTGACGTTGCAAAAGAGCATCGTGAACAAGGAACAGACCGAGTTGTTTATCGCATAAGTAGCGACACGCCCGAAAACTTGCCGCGTTATGCGCGTCGGATGTGCAAGAAGAAAAATCGTACGGTCGAAGGTCAGCATGTACGCATTTCTTTTAGTAAAGAAGACCTCGACCCGAACGACCCGAACGCACCAGAAACGGCTGCGGGATTAGCATACGACATAATCAGTGAGCAGTTCCCGAACGCGCTTTGCGATATTGTTATTCATGACGATGGTAAGGGCGGTAATCTACATGCACATTGTCTTGTTGTTAATCAAGATGAAGTGACGGGTAGAGCGTTACGCAATACGTCGCACAAGCATGTTTCTCTTGCGGCTGACCGTGTTTGTAAACGTAACGGTTATTCGGTCGTTGGTGAACATGCATCGCGTACATGGGAACAGACTTGTTCAAACGGAAAACTTTCAAGTTTTGAAATGCAACTTGGCGATACTATCAACGAGTGTTTGCAACAGGCAAACAGCGTTGATGAATTTAAAACGCTGCTCATCGAAAATGGTGTTGAGTTACGCGAGAACAAAAACGGTTGGTCGTATTCAATGCTTGATACGACAGACCCAAATAAAGAACGTCGACGTAGACGCAAAGCATCTTCTCTCTGCTCAGATTTTACGCGTAACGAAGTTGAGCGTCGTTTCAACGAGCAAGTTTATCCACTTTCGCCAGAGCTTCAAGAATACGAAGACAAGTTGCACGATGAGCAAGCATCGAAGCGTAGCAAAACGTTATCTAAATCAGAAGAATACACACCTAATGAACGCGATGAGCGTACGTTAAAAGTGGACGCTTACGAAACGCGAATGGATGCGTGCGCAATTGCTAGTCATGCATCCAAGAATAAGCAGCCGAATTTATATCAGGAAATGCGTGAACGCATTGATAAGAACGGAGCCGATGCGTTCCGTAAAGAAATGGAACAGATGCAACGTGAAACCGAGCGTGCGGAAAAAGCGTTTCATCGCGCAAAAGAGCAGGGTCGTAAAGTCAATGCATCACGCGCAAACGTTGTTCAACATGCTGCACAAACAGTGATGCGTGATGCAACAAAGAAGGGTGATACTGCGGCAATCATCGTGTCGATATTGCTCATGATGTGGGCTGAACGAGAGCGTCAAATCCAGCGCATTCGTCAGGAAATGCAAAAGCGACATCTCTACGATAAGCGAGCTGAGATGTGGACTGCCGAGAAGCGTTCACGCGCAGCCGAAACCGTAATGAAGCAATACACACAGGATGTAAAGAGAGATAAGCAGCTCAAGATTGAGGTAGCGCAACAAACGCCACAGACGCAACAGCAGACGTCACGCGGTATGCAATCTGCCTTTAGCGCACCACGTCAGCGTGAACACACGGCAACGATGGCTCCTGGCGGTGGATTGTCGCACGATAGGAGCCTTTAA
- a CDS encoding protein rep: protein MNSQMSMLNPDLKPTTFVPDENVQNILENIRDYGFENSVSSPYVSFVSSASKTALFDSYGDVKKNSYYQRKVVKKILERNHTHMGVCNCGKPIYRKDGGVRVQNIRLVDPEEHNCIICGKGTKFRGTQHCNSKWICPVCAAHYAYEQSQKARRVAKAVIEMDGTILFVTITIPHFYVDSLASEFEILAKVRKYLKSQRRWKNILRKLGYIGAVSAKDVTEGTKNGWHAHYHEILYLKNALTDDDIKELNDILFEFFDKGLERYGWYDTTPKHSRLDPQRITIERAGDANKVAAYVTKSVGGSIMGAVDEVVFSAGNTKKAAEKHYTPFQLAELAYEKNDKRAEERFIEYAKTTKGMHRIQFTPGLFEAVGVAETEEHVDVPVAYMNTSTYLDIIDKNPNALEHVMTHIMAGNYSKAAASINCVAYVRRKALSFTLADSSGEYPPIEYGELLDMDDPHKYENAGYDIDAFEDLIPDSWDDPDLRINKISDVGVVSFVRARRDEVPGTIYGNQKIIGRTNTRPYGVKLAHCYERYRADNGAYSTPLPASGIYVDADTVDGQTGIVDFEDTFNGQVRHSTCCFVDSSADDDPDCVPYNDIAAWQSDQDLRWEKKKLERRERMNNHKTQTQDKDVPIGTID from the coding sequence GTGAATAGCCAAATGTCAATGTTAAATCCAGACCTCAAACCGACAACATTCGTACCTGATGAAAACGTTCAAAACATACTCGAAAACATACGTGATTACGGGTTCGAAAACAGCGTTTCTAGTCCATATGTAAGCTTTGTGTCCAGTGCTAGTAAAACGGCACTTTTTGACAGCTATGGAGATGTAAAAAAGAACTCTTACTACCAGAGAAAAGTTGTGAAAAAGATACTAGAGAGAAATCATACGCACATGGGAGTTTGTAACTGTGGAAAGCCAATCTATCGTAAAGATGGTGGTGTGAGAGTTCAAAACATTCGGCTTGTAGACCCAGAAGAACACAACTGCATTATTTGTGGCAAGGGCACTAAGTTTCGCGGTACACAGCACTGCAATTCAAAGTGGATTTGCCCTGTCTGTGCAGCGCATTATGCATACGAACAATCACAAAAAGCAAGACGTGTTGCAAAAGCCGTAATTGAAATGGATGGAACAATCCTTTTCGTCACGATTACGATTCCGCATTTTTACGTTGACTCACTTGCTTCAGAGTTTGAAATTCTTGCCAAGGTGCGCAAGTATCTTAAGAGCCAGCGCCGATGGAAAAACATATTACGCAAACTCGGCTACATCGGTGCAGTAAGCGCAAAGGATGTAACCGAAGGAACAAAGAACGGTTGGCACGCGCATTATCACGAAATCTTGTACCTCAAGAACGCTCTTACTGATGACGATATCAAAGAACTCAACGACATTCTCTTTGAGTTCTTTGATAAGGGCTTAGAGCGCTACGGATGGTACGACACAACACCAAAGCACTCACGTTTAGACCCACAACGCATCACAATCGAACGCGCTGGCGATGCTAATAAAGTTGCGGCTTACGTAACTAAATCCGTGGGCGGTTCAATCATGGGCGCGGTCGATGAAGTTGTGTTTTCAGCAGGCAACACCAAGAAAGCAGCAGAGAAGCATTACACGCCGTTCCAGCTCGCAGAATTGGCATACGAAAAGAACGACAAGCGAGCAGAAGAACGCTTCATCGAATATGCCAAGACAACAAAAGGCATGCATCGTATTCAGTTCACGCCTGGTCTGTTCGAAGCCGTGGGTGTTGCAGAAACAGAAGAACACGTTGATGTTCCAGTCGCGTACATGAACACGTCAACGTATCTCGATATTATTGATAAAAATCCGAATGCGCTTGAGCATGTGATGACGCACATCATGGCAGGCAATTACAGCAAAGCAGCAGCGTCAATCAATTGTGTTGCATACGTCCGACGTAAAGCGCTTTCGTTCACGTTAGCCGATTCGAGCGGTGAGTATCCGCCGATAGAGTACGGCGAACTCTTAGACATGGATGACCCGCACAAATACGAAAACGCTGGATATGACATTGATGCTTTTGAAGATTTAATTCCCGATAGCTGGGATGACCCAGACCTTCGCATTAACAAAATCAGTGACGTTGGGGTTGTTTCATTTGTCCGAGCACGACGAGACGAAGTGCCAGGGACAATTTACGGCAATCAGAAAATCATCGGTCGAACAAACACGCGACCGTATGGCGTGAAACTCGCACATTGTTATGAGCGATACCGAGCCGACAACGGCGCGTATTCGACGCCGCTACCAGCGTCTGGCATATACGTCGATGCCGACACAGTAGATGGTCAAACAGGCATCGTTGATTTCGAAGATACGTTCAACGGTCAAGTTCGACACAGCACTTGTTGCTTTGTCGATAGTTCAGCAGACGATGACCCAGATTGTGTTCCGTACAACGATATTGCAGCGTGGCAATCTGACCAAGATTTGCGTTGGGAAAAGAAGAAGCTCGAACGTCGTGAACGCATGAACAATCACAAAACACAAACACAGGATAAAGACGTTCCTATTGGAACGATTGATTAG
- a CDS encoding helix-turn-helix transcriptional regulator produces the protein MTEEKLLSAQEAIDAGYGSRATLYRYRKAGKLPAVIKLGRLYYKQSDLEKLTSPYTAEEEAVYEEYAKKLMADMPKFSLETKQKLANLVSEYMTV, from the coding sequence ATGACCGAGGAAAAGTTACTCTCAGCACAAGAAGCAATAGACGCGGGTTATGGCTCACGCGCCACTTTGTACCGCTATCGAAAAGCAGGAAAACTCCCCGCTGTTATTAAGTTGGGGAGACTCTATTACAAGCAATCAGACTTGGAAAAATTGACTTCCCCATACACAGCGGAAGAGGAAGCTGTGTACGAAGAATATGCCAAGAAATTGATGGCTGATATGCCGAAATTTTCGCTTGAAACAAAGCAGAAGTTAGCAAATCTCGTTAGCGAGTACATGACAGTTTAG
- a CDS encoding type II secretion system F family protein — protein MMDAVALGMKAGLSFDSAFGLYHARFDDELARACAQAHTEWESGLVSREQALTDMAERFDSAPLRRFASNVSRNLKFGSSIVRVLGALSAEAQAAYRTRMEEKVAKVPVRMLMPTAMLILPAMLIVVLGPVMLELL, from the coding sequence ATGATGGACGCCGTCGCTTTGGGCATGAAGGCGGGTTTGTCGTTCGACAGCGCGTTTGGGCTTTACCATGCGCGGTTCGACGACGAGCTTGCCAGGGCCTGCGCCCAGGCCCATACGGAATGGGAGTCGGGGTTGGTGAGCCGCGAACAGGCCTTGACGGATATGGCCGAGAGGTTCGATTCCGCACCGTTGCGCCGATTCGCCTCGAACGTCAGCCGAAACCTGAAGTTCGGAAGTTCCATCGTTCGGGTGCTAGGTGCTTTGTCGGCGGAGGCGCAGGCGGCCTATCGCACTCGGATGGAAGAAAAGGTGGCCAAGGTGCCGGTGAGAATGCTCATGCCTACGGCGATGCTTATCCTGCCTGCCATGCTAATCGTCGTGCTTGGCCCCGTGATGCTTGAACTGTTGTAA
- a CDS encoding type II secretion system F family protein: MEGVVFAGAGVVSAACSGAVLAGLAYAWSAKAWSSAKSQDAGVYTSGVSWRDNAEKMVRYLMRNGLPLFGFAARMVRRSRKASRYLEGAVRLLIRKGYAANAQSICELMCALAVFGFALGLAVSGSLVAALCLSGGCVFAVVAAGSHAADEEQNRLRELVPDALRCMESCFQAGLSLPQTFAETARETEPPLSQTFAQVSHDIELGHSVDEALDRFRLGSGLPELAFVAVALDVQYVSGGDATSVLRIAQDSVDHALELRRTLRVQTAQAKLSAQIVSAMPLVLVGVLSLVSPHFFNPFFETGTGLALLAMAASMLAGGILIVRRMLAVDLG; the protein is encoded by the coding sequence GTGGAAGGGGTCGTGTTCGCTGGTGCAGGCGTCGTAAGCGCGGCCTGTTCGGGCGCCGTGCTCGCAGGGCTTGCCTATGCGTGGAGCGCAAAGGCCTGGTCGTCTGCCAAATCCCAAGATGCCGGCGTGTATACGTCAGGGGTGTCCTGGCGCGACAATGCCGAAAAGATGGTTCGCTACCTGATGCGCAACGGCTTGCCGTTGTTCGGCTTCGCGGCTCGCATGGTCAGGCGTTCCAGAAAGGCGTCTCGGTATTTGGAGGGCGCTGTCCGGCTTTTGATTCGCAAAGGATACGCTGCAAACGCCCAAAGCATCTGCGAACTCATGTGCGCGCTTGCGGTTTTCGGGTTCGCGTTGGGATTAGCCGTCTCCGGTTCGCTGGTGGCTGCCCTGTGTCTTTCGGGCGGATGTGTATTCGCCGTGGTTGCGGCGGGGTCGCATGCTGCGGATGAGGAACAGAACCGTCTTCGAGAGCTGGTTCCGGACGCATTGCGGTGTATGGAGTCGTGTTTCCAGGCGGGGTTGTCTTTGCCGCAGACCTTCGCGGAAACCGCCCGCGAAACCGAACCTCCGCTCAGCCAGACGTTCGCGCAGGTATCGCACGATATCGAGCTCGGGCATTCCGTTGATGAGGCTCTCGACCGGTTTCGGCTTGGCTCGGGCCTTCCCGAGCTGGCGTTCGTCGCCGTCGCATTGGACGTGCAGTACGTGTCCGGCGGCGACGCCACCTCTGTGCTGCGTATTGCGCAGGATTCGGTTGACCACGCGCTCGAGCTGCGGCGGACTTTGCGTGTACAGACGGCTCAGGCGAAGCTTTCGGCGCAGATCGTCAGTGCCATGCCGCTCGTGCTCGTGGGTGTGCTCTCGCTTGTTAGCCCCCACTTCTTCAACCCGTTTTTCGAAACGGGGACGGGTTTGGCACTGCTGGCCATGGCCGCATCGATGTTGGCCGGTGGCATTCTGATTGTCAGGAGGATGCTGGCTGTTGATTTGGGGTGA
- a CDS encoding CpaF/VirB11 family protein — protein sequence MIYWITTMLNALSCLIPFEERIVTIEDSAELRFLEHPHVVRLEARARNSEGTGEVTIRDLVRNSLRMRPDRIVVGECRGAEALDMLQAMNTGHDGSLTTLHANSPDDMVMRLVAMVRFGSDLPVDVIEGIVASALDVVVQVTRWRDGRRFVTAVADVVPGPGGQGCRIRTVYKRDGPDDAGRWLACPTWIDGAVQTGSVQEEEVSMWKGSCSLVQAS from the coding sequence TTGATTTACTGGATAACGACCATGCTCAACGCCCTGTCGTGCCTCATTCCCTTCGAAGAGCGGATCGTGACCATAGAGGACTCCGCTGAACTGCGCTTTCTGGAGCATCCGCATGTGGTGCGGCTCGAGGCTAGAGCGCGTAATTCGGAAGGCACCGGTGAAGTCACCATCCGCGATCTGGTGCGGAATTCGCTGCGCATGCGGCCCGATCGCATCGTGGTGGGCGAGTGCCGTGGAGCTGAGGCCCTGGATATGCTGCAGGCCATGAACACCGGCCACGACGGGTCGCTCACTACTTTGCATGCGAATTCCCCCGACGACATGGTCATGCGCTTGGTGGCGATGGTCAGGTTCGGGTCCGATCTGCCGGTCGACGTGATCGAAGGCATCGTGGCCTCGGCGCTTGACGTGGTAGTCCAGGTGACGCGCTGGCGCGATGGCAGGCGTTTCGTGACGGCGGTCGCCGATGTGGTGCCGGGGCCTGGCGGCCAGGGGTGCCGAATCAGGACCGTATACAAGCGGGACGGACCCGACGATGCGGGGCGTTGGCTCGCATGCCCAACCTGGATCGACGGAGCCGTACAGACGGGGTCTGTCCAAGAGGAGGAGGTGAGTATGTGGAAGGGGTCGTGTTCGCTGGTGCAGGCGTCGTAA